One genomic segment of Aliarcobacter cibarius includes these proteins:
- a CDS encoding malate dehydrogenase, whose product MNDITIGIIGVGNVGSTLAFNLAISGLCNTILLKDIREDFTKAMALDISQAAKASNNNTKVKACFSKDEFKNCKIIIITAGIARKPNMSREDLLLTNTKIVKNIFDEVQEQNKDAIFIIVSNPLDTMVYAALEKSKLSRNRVFGMAGALDTSRFKHYIEEKLTINYKNIDALVIGSHSNKMVPLINHVKIDDKLLIDILNKEDINYILENTQNGGAKIVELLKTGSAYFAPAHCCFLMCKAIITDSKDVFSCSVKLLGEYNYNDLPLGVPCILGKNGIEEVLELELSKEELDELKNSMSVIENSINLLKGVKNETNI is encoded by the coding sequence TTGAATGATATAACAATTGGAATAATAGGAGTTGGGAATGTTGGCTCAACTTTGGCTTTTAATCTAGCAATTAGTGGTCTTTGTAATACAATTTTATTAAAAGATATTAGAGAAGATTTTACAAAAGCAATGGCTTTAGATATTTCTCAAGCAGCTAAAGCATCAAATAATAATACAAAAGTAAAAGCTTGTTTTTCTAAAGATGAATTTAAAAATTGTAAAATAATAATAATTACAGCAGGAATTGCAAGAAAACCAAATATGAGTAGAGAAGATTTACTTTTAACAAATACAAAAATTGTTAAAAATATTTTTGATGAAGTACAAGAACAAAATAAAGATGCAATTTTTATAATAGTTTCAAATCCTTTAGATACTATGGTATACGCTGCATTAGAGAAATCTAAATTATCAAGAAATAGAGTTTTTGGAATGGCTGGTGCTCTTGATACTTCAAGATTTAAGCACTATATTGAAGAAAAACTTACAATTAACTATAAAAATATAGATGCTTTAGTAATAGGAAGTCACTCAAATAAAATGGTTCCATTAATTAATCATGTAAAAATAGATGATAAACTGCTAATAGATATTTTAAATAAAGAGGATATCAATTATATTTTAGAAAATACTCAAAATGGTGGTGCAAAGATTGTTGAGCTTTTAAAAACTGGGTCAGCATATTTTGCCCCAGCACACTGTTGTTTTTTAATGTGTAAAGCTATTATAACTGATAGTAAAGATGTTTTTTCATGTTCAGTTAAACTTCTTGGAGAGTATAATTATAATGATTTACCTCTTGGTGTTCCTTGTATTCTAGGAAAAAATGGTATTGAAGAAGTTTTAGAACTAGAATTAAGCAAAGAAGAGCTAGATGAACTAAAAAATTCTATGTCGGTTATTGAAAATAGTATAAATCTTTTAAAAGGAGTGAAAAATGAAACAAACATTTGA
- a CDS encoding heavy-metal-associated domain-containing protein, with translation MKQTFEVYNVKCGGCANTLIKSLKDEFGEVVVDLEVNPKKITLDLEENQLESLKLKLRSLGYPLTTDELSGFEKATTTAKSFVSCAIGKIDVAINK, from the coding sequence ATGAAACAAACATTTGAAGTTTATAATGTTAAATGTGGTGGTTGTGCTAACACTTTAATCAAATCTCTAAAAGATGAATTTGGAGAAGTTGTTGTAGATTTAGAAGTAAATCCAAAAAAAATAACTTTAGATCTAGAAGAAAACCAACTTGAATCATTAAAATTAAAACTAAGAAGTTTAGGCTATCCATTAACGACAGATGAGTTAAGTGGTTTTGAAAAAGCAACAACAACAGCAAAGAGTTTTGTATCTTGTGCTATTGGAAAAATTGATGTTGCTATAAATAAATAA
- a CDS encoding c-type cytochrome, which yields MKKIIIATTVLAASFAFANPYAKCVACHGANGEKVALGKSKIIKDMTKADFVAALKGYKDGTYGGPQKALMVGQVKDMDEATMNAIADLIIK from the coding sequence ATGAAAAAGATTATAATTGCAACTACAGTTTTAGCAGCATCGTTTGCTTTTGCTAATCCATATGCAAAATGTGTAGCATGTCATGGTGCTAATGGGGAGAAAGTAGCTTTAGGAAAATCTAAAATTATTAAAGATATGACAAAAGCTGATTTTGTTGCTGCACTTAAAGGTTACAAAGATGGAACTTACGGTGGACCACAAAAAGCATTAATGGTAGGTCAAGTAAAAGATATGGATGAAGCAACTATGAATGCTATTGCGGATCTTATTATTAAATAA
- a CDS encoding FAD-dependent oxidoreductase has translation MKKYDFIIIGAGISGCSLAYFLSLYSKNILLIDKNSDVAYGASGAAGAFLSPLLGIDNKFKTLVSNALNFSMNFYRNNFPNFLNDCGTVRIPKNITDEEKFQSYIPFMDFEFEKKDDGYFFPIGSTIKPYEICKALTNDIEKVFDYEVKSIKQLKENWQINEDYFASKLFLCTGSNIELIEEDYFDIRAVWGQKIDVLSSSKIDCNYHKECSLSQSIEINGKQKISIGATHNRFTSDMSDTSYNLNLKNINNLVHDEKTIKIINEDIEKLLNKAKDIKKIENVEVVDIKIGARASSIDYFPMVGSLVDSKNSFLKYPHIKNGTHIKNENLEIIPNLYTLNGVGGRGFVLGPYLANLLTNLVVKNEKLPEEIENFRLFSRWAKKLNNKGKN, from the coding sequence ATGAAAAAATATGATTTTATAATAATTGGTGCCGGTATTTCGGGTTGCTCTCTTGCTTATTTTTTGAGTTTATACTCAAAAAATATTCTTTTAATAGATAAAAATTCTGATGTAGCTTATGGAGCTAGTGGAGCTGCTGGAGCATTTTTATCTCCTTTATTGGGTATTGATAATAAATTTAAAACTTTGGTTTCAAATGCTCTAAATTTTTCAATGAACTTTTATAGAAATAACTTTCCTAATTTTTTAAATGATTGTGGAACAGTAAGAATTCCTAAAAATATTACTGATGAAGAAAAATTTCAAAGTTATATACCATTTATGGATTTTGAGTTTGAAAAAAAAGATGATGGTTACTTTTTTCCAATAGGAAGTACTATAAAACCATATGAAATTTGTAAAGCTTTGACAAATGATATAGAAAAAGTTTTTGATTATGAAGTTAAGTCTATCAAACAACTAAAAGAAAATTGGCAAATTAATGAAGATTATTTTGCTTCAAAATTATTTTTGTGTACGGGGTCAAATATTGAATTAATAGAAGAAGACTATTTTGATATAAGAGCTGTTTGGGGACAAAAAATAGATGTTTTGAGTTCTTCTAAAATTGATTGCAATTATCATAAAGAGTGTTCTTTGTCTCAAAGTATTGAAATCAATGGAAAGCAAAAAATATCAATAGGTGCAACTCATAATAGATTTACATCTGATATGAGTGATACTTCATATAATTTAAATCTTAAAAATATAAATAATTTAGTTCATGACGAAAAAACTATAAAAATAATAAATGAAGATATAGAAAAATTATTAAATAAAGCTAAAGACATAAAGAAAATTGAGAATGTTGAAGTTGTCGATATAAAAATTGGTGCGAGAGCTTCAAGTATTGATTATTTTCCAATGGTTGGTAGCTTAGTTGATAGTAAAAATAGTTTTTTAAAATATCCTCATATAAAAAATGGAACACATATAAAAAATGAAAATTTAGAGATAATTCCAAATTTATATACTTTAAATGGAGTAGGAGGAAGAGGTTTTGTTTTAGGGCCATATTTAGCTAATCTTCTTACTAATTTAGTCGTAAAAAATGAGAAATTACCAGAAGAAATAGAGAATTTTAGACTTTTTTCTAGGTGGGCAAAAAAATTAAATAATAAAGGTAAAAATTGA
- a CDS encoding response regulator, translated as MKILVTDDSKMARKMVLKTLEDTLNFEYEVFEATNGQEAVDLYKTHKPNLVLMDLTMPVMDGFEALKRIKELESDANVVVISADIQKQAIDKALKLGAFNFIKKPIDSLKMKQILNKIIS; from the coding sequence ATGAAAATTTTAGTTACCGATGATTCGAAAATGGCAAGAAAAATGGTTTTAAAAACTTTAGAAGATACTTTAAATTTTGAGTATGAAGTTTTTGAAGCTACAAATGGCCAAGAAGCGGTTGATTTATACAAAACTCATAAACCAAATTTAGTTTTAATGGATTTAACAATGCCGGTAATGGATGGTTTTGAAGCTTTAAAGCGTATAAAAGAGTTAGAAAGTGATGCTAATGTTGTTGTAATTTCGGCTGATATTCAAAAACAAGCTATTGATAAAGCATTAAAATTAGGGGCTTTTAATTTTATAAAAAAACCTATTGATTCTTTAAAAATGAAACAAATTTTAAATAAAATAATTTCATAA
- a CDS encoding chemotaxis protein CheC produces the protein MDQNITLTEDEKDCLQELMNVAYGSATAAITEILDAFAKLSIPKIQIINAQNLKSYLSKELNLNEEHLVALQQINGVLSGENMFVIDKKSAKNMAYKFGLSEEEINEEEICDITLEITNILSSSTISKLAEDIETCVSFSAPTIRIINSIDELNNIFISQYEKVIIISTKLEFIDLNIDGELFILTTDNSILYIKEKLNKILDEL, from the coding sequence ATGGATCAAAATATTACATTAACTGAAGATGAAAAAGATTGTTTACAAGAACTCATGAATGTTGCATATGGAAGTGCAACTGCGGCAATTACTGAAATTTTAGATGCTTTTGCAAAGCTTAGTATTCCTAAAATACAAATAATAAATGCACAAAATTTGAAATCTTATTTATCAAAAGAATTAAATCTAAATGAAGAACATTTAGTAGCTCTACAACAAATAAATGGTGTACTTAGTGGTGAAAATATGTTTGTTATAGATAAAAAATCTGCAAAAAACATGGCATATAAATTTGGCTTAAGTGAAGAAGAGATAAACGAGGAAGAAATTTGTGATATAACACTAGAAATTACAAATATTTTATCATCTTCAACTATTAGTAAATTAGCTGAAGATATTGAAACTTGTGTATCTTTTTCTGCTCCAACAATAAGAATTATAAACTCAATAGATGAATTAAATAATATTTTTATAAGTCAATATGAAAAAGTTATAATCATTTCTACAAAGCTAGAGTTTATAGATTTAAATATAGATGGTGAACTATTTATTTTAACTACGGATAATTCTATTCTTTATATAAAAGAGAAATTAAATAAAATTTTGGATGAACTTTGA
- a CDS encoding PAS domain-containing sensor histidine kinase, which translates to MNNISLSKFDAICSTVDNGIILLNKNLEVEFWNKWLEIRTNISSSEIVGKKLTDFYSNIDEKRLSRKIITALKLNSPTFYTPQTNNFLLNIELSKIADKVFDNMRQSITITPLDVKSGLVILYIYDVTMLCEINHKLQNAKDQLLERNEEMSLIFDTTMEAIILFKDQKVINCNKITLDLFKKQNKDELIGKNFNEIISDKKILQTNNNSPIETIIYREDQSKFEAIVNVKDAFINNQIFKILTIVDIEELKRKEYLLAEQSKLAAMGEMIGNIAHQWRQPLNIISITASNLKLKKDLNELNYENLDDSLKLILKTTEHLSNTIDTFNDFFKHTKERSLFNLKENIENNLLLINTFFKEFNIEILLDLEDDIYIFGVANEFSQAFINILNNAKDALVQNIDDDELRLIKIKTKKNNENIEIIIKDNALGIEKSILNKIFEPYFTTKHQYQGTGLGLYMTRQIITTSMKGEIHAENSYFKHNTIQYFGAKFIISLPTNLD; encoded by the coding sequence TTGAATAATATATCATTAAGTAAGTTTGATGCAATTTGTAGCACTGTTGATAATGGAATTATACTTTTAAATAAAAATCTTGAAGTTGAATTTTGGAATAAATGGCTTGAAATTAGAACAAATATTAGCTCTTCAGAAATTGTAGGAAAAAAGCTAACAGATTTTTATTCAAATATAGATGAAAAAAGATTAAGTAGAAAAATAATAACTGCTTTAAAACTCAATTCTCCAACATTTTATACACCTCAAACAAATAATTTTTTATTAAATATAGAGCTGTCAAAAATTGCTGATAAAGTTTTTGATAATATGAGACAAAGTATAACAATTACTCCTTTAGATGTAAAAAGTGGTTTAGTAATTTTATATATTTATGATGTAACAATGTTATGTGAGATAAATCATAAATTACAAAATGCAAAAGATCAATTATTAGAAAGAAATGAGGAAATGAGCCTTATTTTTGATACTACAATGGAAGCTATAATTCTTTTTAAAGATCAAAAAGTAATCAATTGTAATAAAATTACTCTTGATTTGTTCAAAAAACAAAATAAAGATGAGTTAATTGGTAAAAATTTCAATGAAATCATAAGTGATAAAAAAATTCTACAAACTAACAACAATTCACCTATTGAAACAATAATTTATAGAGAAGACCAAAGTAAATTTGAAGCAATAGTAAATGTAAAAGATGCTTTCATAAATAATCAAATTTTTAAAATACTTACAATAGTTGATATAGAAGAGTTAAAAAGGAAAGAGTACTTATTAGCAGAACAATCAAAATTGGCTGCTATGGGAGAAATGATAGGAAATATTGCACATCAATGGAGACAACCCCTAAATATTATCTCTATTACAGCTTCGAACTTAAAATTAAAAAAAGATTTAAATGAATTAAATTATGAAAATTTAGATGACAGTTTAAAATTGATTTTAAAAACAACAGAGCACCTATCAAATACTATCGATACTTTCAATGATTTTTTTAAACATACAAAAGAGAGAAGTTTATTTAATTTAAAAGAAAATATAGAAAACAACCTATTACTTATTAATACTTTCTTTAAAGAGTTTAATATTGAAATTTTATTAGATTTAGAGGATGATATTTACATTTTTGGTGTCGCAAATGAATTTTCTCAAGCTTTTATTAATATATTAAACAATGCAAAAGATGCTCTTGTCCAAAATATTGATGATGATGAACTAAGACTTATAAAAATAAAAACTAAAAAAAATAATGAAAATATTGAAATAATAATTAAAGATAATGCACTTGGAATAGAGAAAAGTATATTAAATAAAATATTTGAACCATATTTTACTACAAAACATCAGTATCAAGGTACAGGATTAGGCCTTTATATGACTAGACAAATAATAACAACTAGTATGAAAGGTGAAATACACGCAGAAAATTCTTACTTTAAACATAATACTATTCAATATTTTGGTGCGAAATTTATAATAAGTCTTCCTACAAACCTTGATTGA
- a CDS encoding DnaJ family protein, whose protein sequence is MAKSLYETLEVSENATPEEIKKAYRKLARKYHPDVNKDPKAEEKFKEINAAYEVLSDATKKQQYDQYGDSMFGGQNFSDFARSQGGGVDLDEILRQMFGGGAAGFGGGFGRGGFSGGFGFDAPDLDTNAQVTIPFDVAILGGKQNISLQNDSFDIKIPEGIEDGQKIRAKGKGKSYQGQRGDLILKINIAPSNEYKRDGDTLIKQFDLPLKTALFGGKVEIKTIHKNITLKVPQNTKQNQKFRAKELGVLNRKTKVRGDLYLEANIILPKLEDLSSELVSLLEKELKDN, encoded by the coding sequence ATGGCAAAAAGTTTATATGAAACACTAGAAGTTAGCGAAAATGCTACACCTGAAGAAATTAAAAAAGCTTATAGAAAACTAGCAAGAAAATATCATCCAGATGTTAACAAAGACCCAAAAGCTGAGGAAAAATTTAAAGAAATAAATGCAGCATATGAGGTTTTAAGTGATGCAACTAAAAAACAACAATATGATCAATATGGTGACTCTATGTTTGGTGGTCAAAATTTTAGTGATTTTGCAAGAAGCCAGGGTGGTGGAGTTGATTTAGACGAAATCTTAAGACAAATGTTTGGTGGAGGAGCCGCTGGATTTGGTGGAGGCTTTGGTCGAGGAGGTTTTAGTGGAGGATTTGGTTTTGATGCACCAGATTTAGATACAAATGCTCAAGTAACAATTCCTTTTGATGTTGCTATTTTAGGTGGGAAACAAAATATATCATTACAAAATGACTCTTTTGATATTAAAATTCCTGAAGGAATAGAAGATGGCCAAAAAATAAGAGCAAAAGGTAAGGGAAAATCTTATCAAGGTCAAAGAGGTGATTTAATTTTAAAAATTAATATTGCTCCTAGTAATGAGTATAAAAGAGATGGAGATACCCTTATTAAACAATTTGATTTACCTTTAAAAACTGCTTTATTTGGTGGAAAAGTGGAAATAAAAACTATTCACAAAAATATCACTCTTAAAGTTCCACAAAATACAAAACAAAACCAAAAATTTAGAGCAAAAGAGTTAGGGGTTTTAAATAGAAAAACAAAAGTTAGAGGTGATTTATATTTAGAAGCAAATATAATTCTTCCAAAACTTGAGGATTTAAGTTCTGAACTGGTATCTTTACTAGAAAAAGAGCTAAAAGACAATTAG
- a CDS encoding heat shock protein transcriptional repressor HspR: MEKNSYIEPVFLISAVAEILDIHPQTLRQYEREGLIKPSRTNGKIRLYSQKDINHIKYVLTLTRELGVNLAGVDIILQLNQKIEELENDLLNFRNKTQNRKNLSVVPDKKALVIQKTSFEMIVLDKKTK, encoded by the coding sequence ATGGAGAAAAATAGCTATATTGAACCTGTATTTTTAATATCAGCAGTTGCTGAAATACTAGATATTCATCCACAAACTCTAAGACAATATGAAAGAGAAGGCTTAATAAAGCCTTCTAGAACAAATGGGAAAATAAGACTATATTCACAAAAAGATATAAATCATATAAAATACGTATTAACTCTAACTCGTGAGTTAGGAGTAAATTTGGCTGGTGTTGATATTATTTTACAATTAAATCAAAAAATTGAGGAGTTAGAAAATGATTTACTTAACTTTAGAAATAAAACACAAAATAGAAAGAATTTGTCTGTAGTTCCTGATAAAAAAGCTTTAGTTATCCAAAAAACCTCTTTTGAAATGATAGTTTTAGATAAAAAAACAAAATAA
- a CDS encoding anaerobic ribonucleoside-triphosphate reductase activating protein, whose protein sequence is MIPGEISCVVWHISCNLKCKYCYNDNIVFSEHGEYSYLDILDFLKYRKDLLTAVVLSGGEATMHDLRPFCRELKKMKFKVKLDTNGLNLKRIKELIDEKLIDFISLDFKATRDKFKIVTSKNSYDTFLNTLKYLINIKFPFELRTTVNRDLLDEKDINNIIEVVFCIGYNNIFYIQKFLQTESNIGNITQTKFINEDLIRKDLLKIEFRN, encoded by the coding sequence ATTATCCCAGGAGAAATTTCATGTGTAGTCTGGCATATTTCATGTAATCTAAAATGCAAATATTGTTATAATGATAATATAGTTTTTAGTGAACATGGGGAATATAGCTATCTTGATATCTTAGATTTTTTAAAATATAGGAAAGATTTATTAACAGCAGTTGTATTATCTGGTGGAGAGGCTACTATGCATGATTTAAGACCATTTTGTAGAGAATTAAAAAAAATGAAATTTAAAGTAAAATTAGATACAAATGGTTTAAATTTAAAAAGAATAAAAGAGTTAATAGATGAAAAATTAATAGATTTTATATCTTTAGATTTCAAAGCTACAAGAGATAAATTCAAAATAGTAACTTCTAAAAACTCTTATGATACATTTTTAAATACTTTAAAATACTTGATTAATATAAAATTTCCTTTTGAATTAAGAACTACAGTGAATAGAGATTTATTAGATGAAAAAGATATTAATAATATTATAGAAGTGGTATTTTGTATAGGATATAATAATATTTTTTATATACAAAAATTCTTACAAACAGAATCTAATATTGGAAATATAACACAGACTAAATTTATAAATGAAGATTTAATAAGAAAAGATTTATTAAAAATTGAATTTAGAAATTAG
- the nrdD gene encoding anaerobic ribonucleoside-triphosphate reductase — translation MEKTKLLEKNMTKRTKCIVYTRVMGYHRPVESFNIGKKGEHRERVKFVESKNYL, via the coding sequence ATGGAAAAAACAAAATTGCTTGAGAAAAATATGACAAAAAGAACTAAATGTATAGTATATACTAGGGTTATGGGTTATCATAGACCAGTTGAGAGTTTTAATATAGGAAAAAAAGGTGAACATAGAGAAAGAGTTAAATTTGTTGAGTCAAAAAATTATTTATGA
- a CDS encoding ribonucleoside triphosphate reductase, translating into MQIEILKRDGKKENFEAFKIEDAIRKAFKSVNVKYDNSIFFSVLFELKSSTLTEKIKAVEDIQDCIEKELFKGGYFEVMKSFMLYRHLHKIQREQILGLSDDTTYVNSTQTIEEYINGEDWRIKANSNTGYSHAGLINNSAGKLIANYWLDKIYTKEQGYAHRNADIHIHDLDCLSAYCAGWSLRVLLDEGFNEVRGRVESKAPSHFREALGQMANFLGILQSEWAGAQAFSSFDTYLAPYVFKDKLEYKEIKKAIRSFVYNLNVPARWGQSPFTNITIDWTVPEDLKDQIPTKNQKHLFYDLNDEELLAVAKSRDVNSFVEMTYKCFQNEMNLINKAYYEIMTEGDKTGQPFTFPIPTVNITEDFDWNGENTDILFENTSKIGSSYFQNFIGSQYKKDEFGNLIKNEEAYKPGHVRSMCCRLQLDLRELLKRGGGLFGSAEMTGSIGVVTLNMARLGYLYKGDVETLFNRVEELMDLAKDSLERKRVFIQEMYDRDLYPYTKRYLPHFNNHFSTIGVNGMNEMLKNFFEKDVDLSTKKGIEFSLKLLDFMRAKMVEYQEKTGNLYNLEATPAEGTTYRFAKEDIKRYSDIIQAGMNKNIYYTNSSQLPVDYTDDPFEALSLQDDLQCKYTGGTVLHLYMKEKISSVEACKKLVKNVITNFRLPYITITPLFSVCPIHGYLVGEHEYCPKCDDEILEKELKDGKNKIA; encoded by the coding sequence ATGCAGATAGAGATTTTAAAAAGAGATGGAAAAAAAGAAAATTTTGAAGCTTTTAAAATAGAAGATGCCATAAGAAAAGCTTTTAAAAGTGTAAATGTTAAATATGATAATTCTATATTTTTTTCAGTTTTGTTTGAATTAAAATCTTCCACTTTAACAGAAAAAATAAAAGCAGTTGAGGATATCCAAGATTGTATTGAAAAAGAGTTGTTTAAAGGTGGATATTTTGAAGTTATGAAAAGTTTTATGCTTTACAGACATCTTCATAAAATTCAAAGAGAACAGATATTAGGTCTTAGTGATGATACAACTTATGTAAATTCAACTCAGACTATTGAAGAGTATATAAATGGTGAAGATTGGAGAATAAAAGCAAATTCAAATACAGGGTATTCCCATGCAGGTCTTATAAACAATAGTGCTGGAAAATTAATAGCAAATTATTGGTTAGATAAAATTTATACAAAAGAACAAGGTTATGCTCACAGAAATGCAGATATTCATATTCATGATTTAGATTGTTTAAGTGCTTATTGTGCAGGTTGGAGTTTAAGAGTTCTTTTGGATGAAGGATTTAATGAAGTAAGAGGAAGAGTTGAAAGTAAGGCTCCAAGTCATTTTAGAGAAGCTTTAGGACAGATGGCAAATTTTTTAGGAATACTTCAAAGTGAGTGGGCAGGAGCCCAAGCTTTTAGCTCTTTTGATACTTACTTAGCACCTTATGTTTTTAAAGATAAACTAGAGTATAAAGAGATAAAAAAAGCAATAAGGAGCTTTGTATATAATTTAAATGTTCCTGCACGTTGGGGACAAAGCCCTTTTACGAATATTACAATAGATTGGACAGTTCCTGAAGATTTAAAAGATCAAATACCTACAAAAAATCAAAAGCATCTTTTTTATGATTTAAATGATGAAGAACTTTTAGCTGTGGCTAAAAGTAGGGATGTAAATAGTTTTGTTGAAATGACTTACAAATGTTTTCAAAATGAAATGAATTTGATAAATAAAGCATATTATGAGATTATGACAGAAGGTGATAAAACAGGACAACCTTTTACATTTCCTATTCCAACAGTAAATATAACTGAAGATTTTGACTGGAATGGTGAAAATACAGATATATTGTTTGAAAATACTTCAAAAATAGGTAGTAGTTATTTTCAAAACTTTATAGGTAGTCAATATAAAAAAGATGAATTTGGAAATTTAATTAAAAATGAAGAGGCTTATAAACCAGGACATGTAAGAAGTATGTGTTGTAGATTACAATTAGATTTAAGAGAATTATTAAAACGTGGTGGAGGACTTTTTGGAAGTGCTGAAATGACTGGAAGTATAGGCGTTGTTACATTAAATATGGCAAGATTGGGATACTTATATAAAGGTGATGTAGAAACTCTTTTCAATAGAGTTGAAGAGCTTATGGATTTGGCCAAAGATAGTTTAGAAAGAAAAAGAGTTTTTATACAAGAGATGTATGATAGGGATCTTTATCCTTATACAAAAAGATATTTACCTCATTTTAATAACCATTTTTCAACTATTGGTGTAAATGGTATGAATGAAATGCTTAAAAACTTTTTTGAAAAAGATGTAGATTTATCAACTAAAAAAGGTATAGAGTTTAGTTTGAAGTTATTGGATTTTATGAGAGCCAAAATGGTGGAATATCAAGAAAAAACTGGAAATTTATATAATCTTGAAGCAACTCCTGCTGAAGGAACAACATACAGATTTGCAAAAGAAGATATAAAAAGATACTCAGATATTATTCAAGCAGGAATGAATAAAAATATTTATTATACGAATTCTTCTCAATTACCTGTTGATTATACCGATGATCCTTTTGAAGCACTAAGTTTGCAAGATGATTTACAATGTAAATATACAGGGGGAACAGTTTTACATTTATATATGAAAGAAAAAATTTCAAGTGTAGAAGCTTGTAAAAAACTTGTTAAAAATGTAATAACGAATTTTAGATTACCTTATATAACTATTACTCCATTGTTTAGTGTTTGCCCAATACATGGGTATTTAGTTGGTGAGCATGAGTATTGCCCTAAATGTGATGATGAAATTTTAGAAAAGGAGTTGAAAGATGGAAAAAACAAAATTGCTTGA